A window of Chloroflexota bacterium contains these coding sequences:
- a CDS encoding SpoIIE family protein phosphatase — translation MEVQIAVSKVKKYATSTSGDTVEVIERPNGGVSVVMADGQSSGKGAKWVSSFVVRKIISLLAEGVRDGAAARAAADALHTERGGKVSATLNILSADLMSNTLVCTRNNPAPILLARDEEITILNEESESIGFYRNTRPVITQVELKPGLTVVIFTDGITHAGSRDGRSMDAVTCLQSTLDNDEDPSPQFVADTLLKHALKLDNGRPVDDISVVALRVVSTPDEATHDSSVMIRRMTVRLPLGP, via the coding sequence ATGGAAGTGCAAATCGCAGTCTCTAAAGTTAAAAAATATGCCACCTCGACCAGCGGCGACACCGTGGAAGTTATCGAGCGTCCCAATGGCGGGGTATCGGTTGTGATGGCGGATGGACAAAGCTCTGGCAAAGGGGCCAAGTGGGTTTCATCGTTTGTTGTGCGTAAAATCATTTCGCTGCTGGCCGAGGGCGTGCGTGATGGAGCCGCAGCCCGCGCCGCAGCCGACGCGCTGCATACAGAGCGCGGCGGAAAGGTTTCGGCCACGCTCAATATTCTTTCTGCCGATCTGATGAGCAATACGCTGGTTTGCACCCGCAACAATCCGGCCCCCATTCTACTGGCACGCGATGAAGAAATTACAATCCTCAACGAAGAAAGCGAGTCGATCGGATTTTATCGCAACACACGCCCAGTGATTACGCAGGTAGAACTCAAGCCCGGCCTCACCGTGGTCATCTTTACCGATGGCATCACCCACGCCGGTTCGCGCGATGGCCGTTCCATGGACGCGGTAACTTGCCTGCAATCCACACTGGATAACGACGAAGACCCCTCTCCCCAATTTGTCGCCGACACACTGCTCAAACACGCGCTAAAGCTGGATAATGGCCGCCCGGTAGATGATATTAGCGTGGTCGCTCTCCGCGTTGTATCAACCCCTGACGAGGCCACCCATGACAGCAGCGTCATGATTCGACGCATGACAGTGCGTTTGCCACTCGGGCCATGA
- a CDS encoding SAM-dependent chlorinase/fluorinase produces the protein MHNPIVLLTDFGTRDAFVGIMKGVIARINPAARMIDLNHNIPPGDIGRAALTLWQAADFFPKGSIFLSVIDPGVGTPRRAIIADNGTYRFVGPDNGSFSYVMSEDSPAWELANPQYMLTSPGMTFHGRDVFSPAAAHASLGVSPSSFGPAVPNPVRLPPPRLEITLEGSIHGEILHADHFGNLLTSLGQFTHTPEGQLHLTPWASTTPKQNINPAQYRVHLPDGRPLPWAKTFGEIPAGTCAALIGSTGLIEIAANRHSAAELLKLRDGDIVTIRSI, from the coding sequence ATGCACAACCCGATTGTTTTACTAACCGATTTTGGCACACGCGATGCTTTTGTGGGCATTATGAAAGGCGTTATCGCCCGCATCAACCCCGCAGCCCGCATGATTGATCTCAACCACAATATTCCCCCCGGCGATATCGGCCGCGCGGCGCTCACTTTGTGGCAGGCGGCTGATTTCTTCCCAAAGGGCAGCATCTTTCTCAGCGTGATCGATCCCGGTGTCGGCACGCCGCGCCGGGCAATCATCGCCGACAACGGCACTTATCGATTTGTCGGGCCGGATAATGGCAGCTTTAGTTATGTGATGAGCGAAGATTCCCCCGCCTGGGAATTAGCCAATCCCCAATATATGCTCACATCCCCGGGGATGACCTTCCACGGGCGGGATGTTTTCAGCCCAGCGGCGGCACACGCCTCTTTGGGGGTATCCCCCTCGAGTTTTGGCCCGGCAGTGCCCAACCCGGTGAGGCTGCCCCCTCCCCGGCTGGAGATTACCCTCGAAGGCAGCATCCACGGCGAAATCTTGCATGCCGATCATTTTGGCAACCTGCTGACCAGCCTGGGCCAATTCACACACACCCCGGAAGGCCAACTACACTTAACGCCCTGGGCGAGTACAACCCCCAAACAAAACATCAACCCTGCACAATACCGCGTTCACCTCCCGGATGGCCGCCCCCTGCCCTGGGCCAAGACCTTTGGCGAAATTCCAGCCGGAACTTGCGCCGCGCTGATCGGCAGCACTGGATTAATCGAAATTGCCGCCAACCGGCACAGCGCCGCCGAACTGCTCAAACTGCGCGATGGCGACATCGTTACGATCAGGTCAATCTAA
- the murA gene encoding UDP-N-acetylglucosamine 1-carboxyvinyltransferase has translation MNMERFIIHGGKPLNGEVIPSGNKNAALPLLAACLLTEEPVILHNVPEIQDVLSMRKLITSLGVEITTIGDHTWRVHAKEVRTHDLNPDECRRIRASILLAGPMTARTGELHLPPPGGDVIGRRRVDTHILALEALGAEIEYDRVERVFHFSAQGGLHGNDILLDEASVTATENAIMAAATAQGTTILRNAASEPHVQELCHLINTLGGKISNIGSNTLTIEGVAKLGSGEFTIGPDYLEVVSFIGAAVVTGGSIRIRNAGPRYLDMVRLVFRRLGVVWEVDGEDILVPAEQTLEIEPDIGDAIPKINVMPWPSFPTDLMSIAIVVATQARGTVLFHDWMYEGRMYFTDKLTGMGAQIVLCDPHRCIVQGPTQLIGETVDSPDIRAGLALVLAALAANGRSKIRNIGQIDRGYERIEEKLRGLGADIQRESS, from the coding sequence ATCAACATGGAACGCTTCATCATTCATGGCGGGAAGCCGCTCAACGGCGAAGTTATCCCTTCGGGAAATAAAAATGCAGCCCTGCCATTACTGGCCGCCTGCCTGCTGACCGAAGAACCAGTCATTTTGCATAACGTCCCTGAAATTCAGGACGTATTGTCTATGCGCAAACTAATCACAAGCCTGGGGGTAGAAATCACAACTATTGGCGATCATACCTGGCGCGTCCATGCCAAAGAGGTGCGCACACACGATCTCAACCCGGATGAGTGCCGCCGTATTCGGGCTTCGATCTTGCTGGCCGGACCAATGACGGCGCGCACCGGCGAACTGCATCTGCCCCCACCGGGCGGCGATGTGATTGGCCGCCGCCGCGTCGATACGCATATTTTGGCGCTTGAAGCGCTGGGCGCAGAGATCGAATACGATCGTGTTGAACGCGTTTTTCATTTTTCAGCGCAGGGTGGTTTGCACGGTAACGATATCTTGCTCGACGAGGCCAGCGTAACGGCTACTGAAAACGCCATCATGGCTGCGGCGACGGCGCAGGGTACAACAATTTTACGCAATGCCGCTTCTGAACCACACGTTCAGGAACTTTGCCACCTGATCAACACTCTCGGCGGCAAAATTAGCAATATTGGCTCAAATACGCTGACCATTGAAGGGGTTGCCAAATTAGGTAGCGGAGAATTTACAATCGGACCCGATTACCTTGAAGTAGTCAGTTTTATTGGCGCAGCCGTCGTAACGGGCGGATCCATCCGCATTCGCAATGCCGGGCCGCGCTACCTGGATATGGTGCGACTGGTCTTTCGCCGCCTGGGTGTGGTCTGGGAAGTGGATGGCGAGGATATTCTTGTTCCCGCAGAGCAAACTCTTGAAATTGAGCCTGATATCGGGGATGCCATCCCGAAAATTAACGTGATGCCCTGGCCCTCTTTTCCCACAGATTTAATGAGCATCGCTATTGTCGTCGCCACCCAGGCCCGCGGGACGGTGCTCTTTCACGACTGGATGTATGAGGGCCGCATGTATTTCACCGATAAGCTAACGGGGATGGGCGCGCAAATTGTCTTGTGCGATCCACATCGCTGCATTGTCCAGGGGCCAACGCAATTAATTGGCGAAACGGTGGATAGCCCGGATATTCGCGCCGGTCTGGCATTAGTGCTGGCCGCCCTGGCTGCCAATGGGCGTTCGAAGATACGCAATATAGGCCAGATCGATCGGGGCTACGAACGTATCGAGGAGAAATTACGCGGCCTGGGAGCCGATATTCAACGTGAATCCAGCTAA
- the trxA gene encoding thioredoxin, giving the protein MINEPIHVTDAAFEKSVLQSELPVVVDFWAPWCGPCRMVAPILDKLAKEYEGKIVVAKVNTDENNEWAMKYGVQGIPTMLFVAGGKVVHQQVGAMPEPTLRNVLDQFLNVVANQAAE; this is encoded by the coding sequence ATGATTAACGAACCGATCCATGTTACCGATGCCGCTTTTGAGAAGTCTGTTTTGCAATCCGAGCTTCCGGTAGTGGTTGACTTTTGGGCCCCCTGGTGCGGGCCGTGCCGCATGGTTGCGCCGATTCTGGATAAACTTGCCAAAGAGTACGAAGGCAAAATCGTCGTAGCCAAAGTGAATACGGATGAAAACAATGAATGGGCGATGAAATATGGCGTTCAGGGCATCCCCACGATGCTCTTTGTGGCCGGTGGAAAAGTAGTTCACCAACAGGTAGGCGCCATGCCAGAGCCAACGCTGCGCAATGTGCTGGATCAATTCTTGAACGTGGTTGCCAATCAGGCTGCCGAATAA
- a CDS encoding OsmC family protein translates to MSALWKEVVAEWRGDTTFIGKNLVGGSVQMGELDGQPGISPMELLLTGLAGCTGVDVALILGKKRQPLDDLQVRVRGKRADQHPKVYTEIVIEYWLWGEGLSEKAIEQAIALSEEKYCSASAMLGAKAQIISSYRILAPGESIPA, encoded by the coding sequence ATGAGTGCCCTTTGGAAAGAAGTTGTTGCCGAGTGGCGCGGCGACACCACCTTTATCGGGAAAAACTTGGTAGGCGGCAGCGTCCAAATGGGTGAGTTGGATGGGCAGCCGGGCATCTCTCCGATGGAGTTATTGCTGACCGGATTGGCAGGCTGTACCGGTGTGGATGTAGCGCTGATTTTAGGAAAGAAGCGCCAGCCTTTGGATGACCTCCAGGTGCGCGTACGTGGAAAAAGGGCCGATCAGCATCCCAAAGTGTATACAGAAATTGTGATTGAGTATTGGCTCTGGGGGGAAGGCCTGAGCGAAAAAGCGATTGAGCAAGCCATTGCACTTTCTGAAGAAAAATACTGCTCGGCCAGTGCCATGCTCGGCGCAAAGGCGCAAATTATTTCTTCCTATCGCATCTTGGCCCCTGGTGAATCAATTCCAGCGTAA
- a CDS encoding segregation/condensation protein A — protein MKFDFATQQIGSYQVMTQVYEGPLDLLLQLIEQSELDITKLALAQVTDQYLAYIRAMPEQSPEDVSAFLVIAAKLLQIKSEALLPRPPAREDGEEDPGEALARQLLAYKRYKEIANILEARASEGLRTYLRLAAPPTLPARADFGDFSLNDLYNLAVEVFAQVDNRTPLGKVVSAPRVTIREKIGHIVQLLKRSRRATFGAILGENRSRLDVVVTFLAMLELVKRHFVNANQVGIFSEITIETADEWNDELDFDLEFGE, from the coding sequence ATGAAATTTGACTTTGCTACCCAGCAAATTGGCAGCTATCAGGTTATGACGCAGGTTTATGAAGGGCCGCTGGATTTGCTGCTTCAATTGATCGAACAGTCTGAACTCGATATTACTAAACTAGCTCTGGCACAGGTGACAGACCAGTATCTGGCGTATATTCGCGCCATGCCCGAACAATCGCCCGAAGATGTTTCTGCCTTTTTGGTGATTGCTGCAAAATTGCTTCAAATTAAATCTGAGGCGTTGCTGCCGCGCCCACCCGCCCGCGAGGATGGCGAAGAAGACCCTGGCGAAGCGCTGGCCCGGCAACTTTTGGCATATAAACGCTATAAGGAAATTGCTAATATTCTTGAAGCGCGCGCATCTGAAGGCTTGCGCACCTACTTGCGCCTGGCAGCCCCTCCCACACTTCCGGCGCGCGCCGATTTTGGCGATTTCAGCCTGAACGATCTTTACAACTTAGCGGTTGAAGTCTTTGCTCAGGTTGATAATCGAACGCCCCTCGGGAAGGTAGTTTCAGCGCCAAGAGTGACGATCCGCGAAAAAATAGGGCATATCGTCCAACTACTGAAGCGCAGCCGACGAGCCACCTTTGGGGCGATTCTCGGAGAAAATCGTTCGCGCTTGGATGTTGTGGTCACATTTTTGGCGATGCTGGAATTGGTCAAGCGCCATTTTGTTAACGCCAATCAGGTGGGAATTTTCAGTGAAATCACCATTGAAACGGCTGATGAATGGAACGATGAACTTGACTTTGACCTGGAATTTGGGGAATAA
- a CDS encoding GAF domain-containing protein encodes MSGIRFSPDLEAMRQRIAELERKRSVCQRDEELQAAQLRLIKFADDHTVIQLLQNFLDEAEKLTNSEIGFYHFVEADQKTLALQTWSTNTLAHLCNADGVSLHYPIEDAGVWVDCVRKRKPVVHNDYASLPYKKGLPEGHAPIVRELVVPVFRGEKIVAILGVGNKPTEYDEYDISTIQRLAVLAWETIDRKKAENALRESEAKLRGVFRVAPIGIGLIAERVFVDVNECFCELTGYARDELLGRNTKFLYSSDEDYQSVGEEQARLISEKGISAVETRFVRKDGEIIHVLLGSSPLDSADSTINFATTALDITGRVLTEAELARHRDQLEELVAERTTQLQEEMDKHRQILSLMAGREVRMAELKKAIKKLRNQLKDAGLEPIANDPLLEHNIS; translated from the coding sequence ATGAGCGGAATCCGGTTCTCACCAGATTTGGAAGCCATGCGGCAGCGGATTGCTGAGTTAGAGAGGAAGAGAAGTGTGTGTCAGCGGGATGAAGAATTGCAGGCCGCTCAATTGCGGCTGATTAAATTTGCGGATGACCATACCGTAATCCAACTATTACAAAATTTCCTGGACGAAGCCGAAAAATTAACCAACAGCGAGATCGGTTTTTATCACTTTGTTGAAGCCGATCAAAAAACGCTGGCGCTGCAGACCTGGTCAACCAATACTCTGGCGCATTTGTGTAATGCTGATGGTGTGAGTTTGCATTATCCGATTGAGGATGCCGGAGTGTGGGTGGACTGTGTGCGTAAGCGTAAACCCGTTGTCCATAACGATTATGCCAGTTTGCCATATAAGAAGGGACTTCCCGAAGGCCATGCACCGATAGTGCGCGAACTTGTCGTCCCGGTTTTCCGCGGGGAGAAAATTGTCGCCATTCTCGGCGTGGGCAATAAGCCCACAGAATATGATGAGTACGATATTAGCACAATCCAGCGGTTAGCTGTACTGGCATGGGAAACAATTGACCGCAAGAAAGCGGAGAATGCGTTACGAGAGAGCGAAGCCAAGCTGAGAGGCGTTTTTCGGGTGGCGCCGATTGGTATTGGTCTGATTGCTGAACGAGTATTTGTCGATGTGAACGAGTGCTTTTGTGAGCTGACCGGATATGCCAGAGATGAACTTCTTGGGAGGAACACAAAATTTCTATATAGTAGTGATGAGGATTACCAGTCAGTTGGCGAGGAACAAGCGCGCCTGATTAGCGAAAAAGGAATCAGCGCAGTGGAAACGCGCTTTGTGCGCAAGGATGGAGAGATTATTCATGTTTTGCTGGGTTCAAGCCCGCTTGATTCGGCTGATTCGACAATCAATTTTGCCACGACAGCGTTGGATATTACCGGGCGAGTGCTTACAGAAGCAGAGTTAGCCAGGCATCGCGATCAACTGGAAGAATTAGTCGCCGAACGCACAACCCAACTTCAGGAAGAGATGGACAAACACCGACAAATTCTCAGTCTGATGGCCGGGAGAGAAGTGCGTATGGCTGAGTTAAAAAAAGCTATCAAAAAATTGCGAAATCAATTGAAAGATGCCGGTCTGGAACCCATTGCCAACGATCCGTTATTGGAGCATAATATTTCGTAA
- a CDS encoding GAF domain-containing protein yields the protein DDLSILFDVSQLLASTMQMESVLQLIAKYATQLRGLGSGAIYLIDEESLFLGATTPPLPENFPAELRRANLAEHPHIAKALSSRKPVIIADVSETSLSTAECEVVELRSLCSIIYIPLLAGARLVGALILASTNGVREFLPDEIEMYQSLANQAALTIENVRLYEASRHHASELEKRVAERTKELQTLVNLMAGREVRMAELKKTIKKLRKQLVDAGMEPIANDPLLEPGYFDKKIRD from the coding sequence GGATGATTTATCGATTTTGTTTGATGTCAGTCAATTGCTGGCCTCTACTATGCAGATGGAATCCGTCCTCCAATTGATTGCGAAATACGCTACCCAGCTTCGGGGTTTAGGCAGTGGGGCGATCTATCTTATCGATGAGGAATCTTTGTTTTTAGGCGCGACAACACCGCCTTTGCCAGAGAATTTCCCGGCAGAGTTGCGGCGTGCAAATCTGGCCGAACATCCTCATATTGCCAAGGCGCTCTCATCTCGGAAACCGGTGATTATTGCAGATGTATCTGAAACGAGTCTGTCAACGGCGGAATGCGAGGTTGTTGAACTCAGGTCGTTGTGTTCAATCATTTACATTCCCTTGCTGGCCGGTGCGCGGCTTGTGGGTGCTTTGATTCTGGCATCTACAAATGGCGTGCGTGAATTCTTACCCGATGAAATTGAGATGTATCAAAGTCTGGCAAACCAGGCTGCCCTAACCATCGAGAATGTTCGTTTATACGAGGCATCCCGACACCATGCCTCCGAGTTGGAAAAACGGGTCGCGGAACGGACCAAAGAATTGCAAACCCTTGTTAATTTGATGGCCGGAAGAGAAGTGCGCATGGCTGAGTTAAAAAAGACCATCAAAAAATTGCGCAAACAATTGGTTGATGCTGGTATGGAGCCTATTGCCAATGATCCGTTATTGGAACCCGGTTATTTTGACAAAAAAATCCGAGATTAG